Part of the Citrus sinensis cultivar Valencia sweet orange chromosome 2, DVS_A1.0, whole genome shotgun sequence genome, TTGTGTCTGAATAACTCAACTACGAACATAGTGGCCAAATTTGACCATGTTTCACTAGAGTTTTGACTGTTGCAATAAAAGGGAGTAATGCCTTCAAACACCAAAGACAATATTGCATTAAGCAGTAATTGGTCTTGTTGGTTCCAAAGAGAGTAAGCAGGGTTGAGGATGGTTGTATCATTTTCAGTTTTAGTTAGAAAAGGGCAAGGATAAGTTCTGTCTATGTAGCCTAAAAGATTGTAACTGAAGAGAAGTGTATTAAACTGTTCTCTCTAAGATGTGTAGTTTGAAAAAGTGAGATCTAACTAAACGATTGTGGCTCAATTGGCGACGCTGGCTGGGTAAGTGGGAATAGCTCTCTGGTTCGATCCCCACTAAACACATCATTTGAGAGGAGTAAAGAGCCTTAACTGTGACTACACCCTGAATTCGGATTAGTTGGGGCCCAATGCGGTTGCTAGAAATCGggtggtttaaaaaaaaagtgagatTTAACGGAGCCCGAGCAGCTATGTTAATATATAGCAATTGGTTATTGAGTGTCAGATGTTTAGTGAAAATGGTGGGATTTATATATAAGGAATCAGGgtttaaagaagaagaagaaagatcGACCATATTTATGCTCGTAAGAGTGATGGCTCTAACACCATGAAAGTAAGGAAGAGACAACAGAATTGTGCAATGGCTTGTATATTTTCATTACACTTTTAGATAGTATTTATACACATTTAGTATGCAGCATTAGTCTTGTTGTCCaagataattatatatttaaaccaaaaaaagttATTACAATGGATTTGAAAAGATATAGATACTAAAGATATTTTTCCTTATGAAACTAACGTTCAGTATACTTGCATGTCGTATTGattttttggcttttaaaCAGGTTCTTAATGGTGGATTCAACTCATTTACTCGCATGTTGTAAATTATCatgtttttaaaactaaatatatatataattgggGATCGGGCTCCATTACacccattaaaaaattattgggaatatctctgaattatttccaaataagaattttttcgTATAAGAGCGGATTCGAGGATTGGTTCTAGTTCGCAGGGGTGTTAAAACGGAGCCATCCCTCAACATACCATGAAACTAGTCTAGTTGTTGCCCTACGGATTATTTTTGCCTTTGCTATGAATCTGTCTGTCACTAGTGACTACTGGCTGATGCTTGGATATATCATCACTTAGTGAATGTTCTGTATAATTCACCATAACAGAGAGATTAATTCAGAGTCAGTCACGTCTTTAGAATTTGGCATTGTAGcgaacttaaaagaaaattttgttgatttatgtgcccatttataaatatgcttGAAGGATGCACTTGATCAAGTAATTCATGTGAAACAGCAATGTTAGGATAACAATCTGGTGGAATCCACGTGTCAAAAATCCACCGGCCCACACTCAGACCCAATCCAACTTGTCAAcaagaaaaatcatcaatatgACACGTGTCTAAAAGCAATTGGCAAAGACCACAGCCAACTTATCCAAGTAGAAAACGGCGGATAAGGTGCTGGCCCAAAACCAATCTACATCGCAGAACGCAAAGAACAAAACTTAAACCACATCACCCAAGTatccaaaaatataatttcaccTTACTGCTTCAATTGAAAGAAGCAAAGTTTCTGAAACCCGATTTAGTGAAAAATGGCACAAGCTATGGCGTCAATGGCTGGCTTACGTGGATCCTCCCACTCGCAGGCTGTTCTTGAAGGTAGCTTCCAGCTCAGTGGCCCAAACCGCTTGAACGCCCCTAGCAACAGCAGAGTTGCTGTGGCTCGCCCTGGTTTCACTGTTAGAGCCCAGCAGGCATCAAACGAGCCTGAAACTAGCCGCCGTGCTATGCTTGGTCTTGTTGCTGCAGGTGTGGCCTCAGGTTCCTTTGTTCAAGCTGTACTTGCTGATGCCACTCCCATCAAAGTTGGTCCTCCTCCCCCACCCTCTGGCGGATTGCGTAAGCTTTACCAAATATATGCCAGTCTTTATTAGTCCTTGATATTCAAAATGTTtctttatgaaatttggaaatcTTGATGTTGGCATGCAGCTGGAACGTTGAACTCTGATGAGCCAAGAGACCTGGATCTGCCACTGAAGGAGAGGTTCTTCATCCAACCACTTAGTCCAGCCCAGGCAGCAGAGAGAGCAAAGGCGTCAGCAAAGGATATTCTTAATGTCAAGGAATTAATAGACAAGAAGGCCTGGCCCTATGTTCAGAATGATCTCCGTCTCAGGGCCTCATACCTTCGCTATGACCTCAACACTATCATTTCTGCTAAGCCCAAAGATGAGAAACAATCCCTCAAGAACCTCACTGGAAAGCTCTTCCAGACCATCGGCAATGtgagttttttttccttctgaAGTTGATTgcttgttaatttataattagtaaTCTTAATGtgaatattttggatttttttttttgttctttttgtttgtcTGCCAGCTTGACCATGCGGCAAAGATTAAGAGCACTCCTGAAGCAGAGAAATACTATGCGGAGACTGTATCTACCCTGAACGATGTTCTCTCCAAGGTTGGCTAAGCAGAATTAATATAATCTGATGTAaactatatttttcattttgtgagGCAACAACTTCTGTGAATTTTATTGCAAGCTGGCGTTCCGCTCAAAGTATCGAGAATAATTTGTCCAGGGTGAAATGTCTATAATTTTAACTGCTAAGAAACTGGCAGGCAGGCCCTCAAATATGGAGCATCAATCTTGTAGTGTTGTTGTGCATAAATTTTTGGTGACATAATAAAGTGCAAGCGAAGCTCAATGGAGCAATCCATACTATTTCGAGCAGAGATGCAATCCAAAAacagaaaccaaaaaaaaaaaagaaaagtaaaacaaCACTCGAACGATATAGTCACAGCAGAAGacaataaaaactaaatagcatttcaattgaaataaagaaaagtataGAACGAAAGATAAACAACAAGAATAAGAGAAGATGACTAATGTGCGACCCTGTTTCAACTTTACACTTTCCTTTGTGGTTGTATCTTCTCTCTGTTAGCATCCCTTCAAACGTTACTAGGCTAGGCAATAGCTTATGCATCTCCGAAGTAGCAAACCTCATATTCGATATTCTTCTCAACAGAACATTATAGGTAAACATTTTTCCtattatttgatgaattaTAGAATAACTTCGCTTGTTCTAAGGTTGTGGGAACAGGAATAGCATTCTTTAAATCTTGATTTTCTCTCAGAAATGTCAAAGGACCAATGAGGCAAtaaccttctttttttttttttttggcccccAATCCACTCGAGCTTTTTTTGGGGTCTTCTAATACAGGGGCATGCAGCTTCTCTTCCACTATATCAGCATTTTTGTTCAAGAAAGAGAAATCAAGTATTACGCAAGAAACACTCACTCCCAATATCATCATATCAAGACTCTATATAACAAAGTAGCCATTGGATCCtttaatgtcatttttttcataaaatataataaagagCCTCCAGAGTTCTTCTAAAGGATGAAGACTTCTTCTGCTCACGGATTTACCCAGAAAGATACGAAAAACTCGAGTTTAAAGAGAATTATTATTAGCAATGCCAGTAAGAGTAGAGCACTGATCAGAGCATGTATGGATCGGGGTGACCCGGTTTAAGGATACGTTTTGTAAAGCATACAGCAGCTTTTCTAAGTAAACCTTTTaccaaagaaaaagtttttgaGTGACGCTGTTGGTACCCCTCTATATCTCTTATGAAACCCCattgttttgtatttataaatttattttgtatactttttttttttttatattaatcacgaggtatcctggggagggccccaactgtgggaggcacctttaagcccgtaccacaacccagactagaagtccccactcgaaccgggaggcacatgttctcccaacaaagacgacttccctgcgactcgaactggagagcaaacccagtcaagccacttaaggggactccattgccagtggagccaacactttgttggttattttgtatactttaaattgtattaaacaTTAAAGTTACCTAATTAAACACACCTACCTTGTTTTCTTAGTCTTTTTCTCCATTATAAGCCCTttaaatctataaattttaaaaaaacaatgaattttcatagaataagaatttgatctaAATATAAACTAAGTTTTTGTAGGGAAGATAATTTGATGAAGTTTGTTTACTtaggccaattttttttttttttttttgggatatgcATATACttctctttatatatatagatatacaTTCAAGTTATTACATACTAAGAAAAACTAAGAGAGAtggcaataaaaataaaaaaattcatgaatGCTATATCgagaaagaaattgaaaatgcaaCAAATAAGGGTTATTTTaggaattaaaaatgatatatatagaAAAGGGGTTTGAAGAGAATGTTAGAGGTGTGCCACTAGTCCCACTCAAAAGTTTTTTGATTGTAAATTATATAGATTTTACTAAAGATGGTTTAATTAccccaataattaaatattttaattttatatgataacaatgaaaaaaaatatatataaaaatgaataagagTATTTTAGACCATTTgacctttttaaaatttaatagatatttttattttaagataatagTTTGATTAGTTTGACTCTTAAGGTACGTTTGACAcactatattgtattatactgTATTGCACTATTTTAAtgttgttgtattatattatgttgtattgcatGATCACTGtattatatcaatattatacaATGTTTGGTATTGCACTgtactatattaatttttaattagactATATTTGGTGTTGCATtgcattatattaatttttgtgattaattaaattaaataattagaaaataatatttattaatacttaaaaaatactaaatatagaaatcttaaattttagaaatttaacaattttttggtagatgttaaaaattaatgattaaatttctaaaatttgtattataattacaataaaataaaatttataaaagttaatattatatgtaaataataattttatattataattgttaatataaattaataaatttataatttattatccaataatgttatattatattttaatttataatataatattttattttatttttgaatgtattaataaatttataatttaatataactaataataaatatttaaaattaaataatattaatttaaaattaatattactgtaaataataatataataatataatgttatttttatatgaatcattaatatataaatataatattattataatagaatatagtattattaaataaaataatattatcatataatttatttttataatattttaataaaataaatttgcctCAATTGAGGCAAAAGCTCCCGCATTTACACAAATCCGAGGTTCCCTCATTGTGATGCATTATAATGCACCACAATGAGGTCTCAAATTTTGCCAAACATTCCCTTGGTAATAAACTAATGTGAATAGTTTTATAATACCACATAATCTTAGGTTCCAAACACACCCTATAAGAAAACAATGAAACTAAATattacaatgaaattaaaaaaaaaggataaaaaacaatgaaattaaatattaccTTCTAACCATGAACTGAACTCTTAGTAGCTATTATAACAggagattttaaatttcaagaaacAACAATAGGtagctaaaaatttaaatactttggAAACAAagtttcaattaatttgattgccgacattaaaaaaaaaaaaagtttgtatgCACAAAGAAGAGAATTCATGGGAAATGGAGTCACAACAAcgaatttcaagttttcaaccatAACAGAATTTGTAATCTGCTGTGCGACATTCGGATATATTAAAAAGTGaagattaaaaatatcaatgtaATCTTTgtattaaacaaaagaaaattaggaGGAATTTAGTAATagtatagtttttaaaatgattgatGATATctgtgttataaaaataattaattgtggAGAGAGCTGATtaaatgtttgataaaatttatttttaaaagtacaataagtttaaaaacaatcatatgtctttgataaatttcacTTTTAAGATATTGTAAGAATGtaaataacttaaataaacataatgttcaataaaatttatttacacatatatatatatataattatgtgtatataataatatttttatgtgtatatataataaataaaaattaaataaatatttttattttattaattgcatgtatattttatggttttatttcttattaaataagaataattttagattttcataatatatgttagtatgtatataaaaatatattaagtataaaattaaatttaaaaataatatttaaaaaattattaaatatcaaaattaacttatatttttttaaatttatttttaagtctCTAGAGCACAATCCTACACGGCCTTACTAGGGTAAAGAATGGGCCAAGCGCAAGTAGGGGGGCTTAGGCTGTCGTCCGAATTTCCCAAGGAAATCAAATCAGAAAGTATTAAAATCCAACGGTGACTAATTGCCTTGCCTTACGGCTTGGATCTACACAGACAATAGATTTAGAACAAACGTACACActgttttcaatttgttttataatttataagcCTCTCCGCAAACCCTAGTCCTCGTGCTGTAACAACACTCATATACTATCAGTCTTTGTCTTTCTATGGCACCGAAGAAGCCGAATCCGATGGAAGAACCTCCAGCTGCTTCTTCATCAGAAGAAGTGGAAGAAGACGACGACTCTTCGGGGTCAGAAGAAGTGTCGTCATCTGATGGCGATGGAGAAGAGGACGCTCAAGAGCCGGCAAAGACACAATCTCCTCCACCGCAAAAATCCCATAAGCAGTCGGCTGTTAAAAAGCCTGAAGCTACCCCAGCAACTCCTCAGACCAAGTCCCTCAGCTCCGGAGAATCTGAGTCGGAATCTGAATCCGAGTCCGAACCCGATGCTACTCCGAAGCCGATAGCCACCAAGCCTATGGAAGAAACTCCAAAAGTAACAAAACCCAGGTCTAAACCATTGTCGTCGAAACGCCCGAATGAGACCGAGGAGTCTGCAAAAGATTCGAAACGAGCTAAAAAGAAGAGTCCGGAGGCGGATCCGGACGAGGAGGAACAGAAAAAGCCTGGAGAGGATACAAAGAAGCAGCTTTTCCAAAGGCTGTGGAGTgaggatgatgaaattgtcGTGCTAAAGGGAATGACTGATTATTCGACAAAAAAGGGTCTTGATCCGAATCAAGATATGCAAGGTTTCTATGATTATATCAAGAATTCGCTTCACGTGGATGTTAGTAAAGCTCAATTGGTGGACAAGATTAGGAGATTGAAGAAAAAGTTTGAGAACAATCTTGGAAAAGGTAAAAAGAAAGGAGAAGATCGTACTTTTTCGAAGCCACACGAGCAGAAAGCCTATGATTTGTCTAAAAAGTTTTGGGGAGGTGAAAGTACTGGTGGAGTCATTGAATCAGCTGCTAAGTCTAATGGGAAACCAAAGAAGAATCAGAACCAAAAAGGGAATAGTAAGTCATTGGCGGCTTTGAAAGCAGAGTTGACTGACGGGGCAGAAGGAGATAAGATGGAAGTTGATAATGATAAAGGGAATGCTGTCAACAAGACTGTGAATTTGAAGGACAAAGACAAGGTTTTGTTTGATAAGAGTCTTGGTGTGGCTGGTTTGGAGGAGTTTGTGCTCCATGATGGATTGGACATGATTGAAGGAGCCAAAAAGGCCGAGTTGGAGGAAAGGTGGAAGGAATTGCAGGTTGCTCAGTTGGAGTTGTTCCTGCAGCGGAATGAGTTGATAAAGGAGCAGGCAAAGTTGATTTTGGAAGCCATGAAGTAATTAAGCTGCTGGTTCTATTTAGGTATAAGTTATGGTTCTTGCAGTTGTTGTTTTGAgaataacaaacatattaaCCGTTTGTTGATTGTGGAATTTTCTGGTATAGGTGGCTATATCATTGTCTTGGATGGATTGTAGTTTAATCTTCCCATGGCCagataaatatatttgatGTTTGTGATGTGCTCATTTTGGTTTAATTATCCGGCAGGGACCTCTAAATTGTTGTTTCTTAATGTTTTGTCCTGTTCCTAGTGAATACTATTATATTACTGCTTAATTTGTAGATATGGTTATCACTTTTCATCTTTGCTTTGTTGATGGTAAATTCTGAATATTGCTGGAATATGGAGGTGGAGACCATGCGTTGATGTCTTGATGAGTTGATCCATCTTTAGGCTGTTTGTTCCATTCATGTTAAGCATATATAATTGTGTCTTTCTTGTTAAATAGGGATTCAAATAAAGTCTAAACCAGTTTCATTGTACTATAATAGCGTATTGCTTTTGGGCATGGTCTCTGAAGTTAATgttggatattttatttttgcatcAATTTTGTTTGAGATAGGTGAGGTTTGGAATTAAATGAATAGGTAAATGTAGAAAACTGGCTTTTACAGCCTTTCTCTGTGACAGCAACCTCGCTTCTCATCTTCAGTTGTCACATGTCCTGAATGTGTTGTCATTTTTTCTGAAACACTGCCCGTAAGCTGTAACTGAGGAGTACTACCATGCATTTGAGTGCTTTATTTGGAAACTAATTAGCTCATAAGATAACAAAAAAGAttacttattaaaatatattgtagTTAATTTTTGGTTATGGAAAATCAGTTTTCATTATACATGGACATCTTCTGATTCCTTCTTTAAAGATTAAACTATTGCATTTCGGGAGGCAGTTGTTGATCTGTTTTGGAAGGATATGGGGAGTGTGGGGATTGTTGCACGGAAGTTTTTCTTTCAACTCTCAGTTGCCTTCCTAGTTGTAGGTTTTAGATATTGTGCACGGAGACTTGTCAACCATGGATTTGGAAGAGGGCAGTTTAGGTGCCATATTGAAGATAACAGAATagtttattcatttttgtaCCGGAGAGATTTAGATATATGAGACTTTTGTTCCTGTAAACCAAATTTCACCGTATGAGTCTAGGATTGCTTGGTTTTCTAAGGGAACTTGTGATGGACAGTGGTGTTCCCATTCACATAATTGATACCACTGGTGGTTTCGGAAAAGATAGGAAGTTACTCTTAATCTGAATGGAGGTATCTGACACTGGCTTCTGTTGGTTTAGTATTGGGTTCCGACACTGGCTGGATTGTCAAGAGATCTTTTGTAGGAGTCAAGAGGAGGATTCGTCTTGGGAAACCTCTGATGAGTGGAGATCTTGTTGACATTTTATCAAATGAAGTATTCACCTTAAGAACTTTGTATTGTTATATACTTTGCATCGTCAGTGAAATTATGTGGAATGCTGCTGTTTTTGCGCTTGAAACATCCTCTTATTGATTACTTAAAACCATTTGCACTCTTTGTAATTTGTGTACAGCAAATAGGGATATTGCTTTACAGAAGTTATAAGATCTGTCTTCAGTTCTGATGATTGCTGAATGGCTTGAAACTTCCTTTTTGTTTGGACTGTTGTCTTTGCTACTTGGTAATTGGATGTAATCTGAACTCTGAAGAATAAGTTAGATTTCATTACGTACAAATCCTGTTGTTTGCTGATAGTCTTGAATTTCATAAATGAAGACTTAAAACAGTTTGGTTTCAATTAAACACGGGGAAGTAGTGTAATGttgataaatttgaaatatcaaCATTCTTAGCTTTGACCGAGGGTGGTCTGACATTAGAACTGCAGCACTACAGCTTACaaggtagcgtttactttttggattgaattGGGAATCCAGAGGAGTGAGAATCCTAtgattgggagtgtggagtgggagtgggagtaggttgtttacttacactggaatggaagcatggaatagagatcagaatccaatttatgtgtttactttgtcttggattgggagtaaattgttttaaattataattttattcttatttaaagaattataatttttaattacaaaactaataaaaaatatatttaatgaat contains:
- the LOC102620317 gene encoding oxygen-evolving enhancer protein 3, chloroplastic, giving the protein MAQAMASMAGLRGSSHSQAVLEGSFQLSGPNRLNAPSNSRVAVARPGFTVRAQQASNEPETSRRAMLGLVAAGVASGSFVQAVLADATPIKVGPPPPPSGGLPGTLNSDEPRDLDLPLKERFFIQPLSPAQAAERAKASAKDILNVKELIDKKAWPYVQNDLRLRASYLRYDLNTIISAKPKDEKQSLKNLTGKLFQTIGNLDHAAKIKSTPEAEKYYAETVSTLNDVLSKVG
- the LOC102620034 gene encoding probable transcription factor At1g11510 encodes the protein MAPKKPNPMEEPPAASSSEEVEEDDDSSGSEEVSSSDGDGEEDAQEPAKTQSPPPQKSHKQSAVKKPEATPATPQTKSLSSGESESESESESEPDATPKPIATKPMEETPKVTKPRSKPLSSKRPNETEESAKDSKRAKKKSPEADPDEEEQKKPGEDTKKQLFQRLWSEDDEIVVLKGMTDYSTKKGLDPNQDMQGFYDYIKNSLHVDVSKAQLVDKIRRLKKKFENNLGKGKKKGEDRTFSKPHEQKAYDLSKKFWGGESTGGVIESAAKSNGKPKKNQNQKGNSKSLAALKAELTDGAEGDKMEVDNDKGNAVNKTVNLKDKDKVLFDKSLGVAGLEEFVLHDGLDMIEGAKKAELEERWKELQVAQLELFLQRNELIKEQAKLILEAMK